Proteins from a single region of Chryseomicrobium sp. FSL W7-1435:
- a CDS encoding polysaccharide deacetylase family protein, with product MRKIHAMGIVLLLIATFYSYKTVTADAASLSFGLKRAENEQPPDIGQQAESLFDQFDVLYRDKSGEKVLYLTFDNGYENGQTTAILDTLKKEKIKATFFLTGHYLKSAPDYVKRMIAEGHTIGNHTYSHPTMPTLSDQQLAKELLSFDKELFALTGITRTGIVRPPEGVYSEQTLRVANRLGYQHIFWSMAIVDWHEDRRRGKEVVTKELVDQLHPGAIILLHTVTQDNSDALPLFIEEAKKRGYHFGELEELRKQSVNTPIPFH from the coding sequence TTGCGTAAAATTCATGCAATGGGTATTGTTCTTCTGCTAATTGCTACCTTCTACAGTTACAAAACAGTCACCGCAGATGCTGCCTCTCTCTCCTTTGGATTAAAACGAGCTGAAAATGAGCAGCCCCCTGATATCGGACAACAAGCCGAATCACTATTTGATCAATTTGATGTGCTGTACCGCGATAAAAGTGGAGAGAAAGTACTTTATCTCACTTTTGATAATGGTTATGAGAACGGCCAGACCACTGCTATCTTGGATACATTGAAAAAAGAGAAAATTAAAGCGACCTTTTTCCTGACCGGTCATTATTTAAAGAGCGCACCTGACTACGTGAAACGAATGATTGCTGAAGGTCATACGATTGGCAATCATACTTACTCTCATCCCACGATGCCCACTCTGTCTGACCAACAATTGGCAAAAGAATTACTATCATTCGATAAAGAATTATTTGCATTAACCGGCATTACACGGACTGGTATTGTACGCCCACCAGAGGGTGTTTATTCTGAACAAACGCTACGCGTAGCGAATCGCTTAGGTTACCAGCATATTTTTTGGTCCATGGCGATTGTCGATTGGCATGAGGATAGACGACGAGGCAAAGAGGTCGTGACAAAGGAATTAGTGGATCAATTGCATCCAGGTGCTATTATTTTACTCCACACCGTGACGCAAGATAATTCAGATGCTTTACCACTATTTATTGAAGAGGCAAAGAAGCGCGGCTATCACTTTGGTGAATTAGAAGAATTGCGCAAACAATCGGTGAATACTCCCATCCCTTTTCATTGA